A genomic window from Caldanaerobius fijiensis DSM 17918 includes:
- a CDS encoding S8 family peptidase — protein MTNLLLWTLLARLAKYRMAGSKIDRRLKIKALDKSRSSITAIVQTKTLKNDVIKHFQNCGANIKYELPFIESYVVEIPCENIKRLASHRDVIFISDDSEIKSTLNIATKVIGSNMVNDSGYTGKGIGIAFLDTGVYPHPDLTEPENRIVAFKDFINKKEKPYDDNGHGTHVAGDAAGNGYSSDGKYKGIAPEANIIAVKVLDARGTGNTSDILAGMQWILDNADKYNIRIVSMSLGDKAMLPPFLDPMSRGCERLWRDGLVVTVAAGNNGPDPMTITTPGISPSVITVGALDDRRTVDTSDDTVADFSSRGPTPTGRLKPDVLAPGVNIVSLNRNPLAAGPGSLLLFEKLYRTASGTSMATPMVAGAAALLLQKNPNLTPNQVKKLMQETARPVNGADKYSEGYGLIDINAMLKQV, from the coding sequence ATGACAAACCTCCTTTTATGGACCTTACTGGCAAGATTAGCAAAATATCGGATGGCCGGAAGTAAAATAGACAGAAGATTAAAGATCAAAGCCCTAGATAAAAGCAGAAGTAGCATCACAGCCATAGTACAGACAAAGACTCTAAAAAATGATGTAATAAAGCATTTTCAAAACTGTGGCGCAAATATAAAATATGAATTACCTTTTATAGAGAGTTATGTAGTAGAAATACCTTGTGAAAATATAAAAAGACTGGCATCACATCGAGATGTAATATTTATATCCGATGACTCGGAGATTAAAAGTACCCTTAATATCGCTACAAAAGTTATTGGATCTAATATGGTAAATGATTCAGGTTACACAGGAAAAGGTATTGGAATAGCTTTTTTAGATACAGGGGTGTATCCCCACCCAGACCTCACAGAACCAGAAAATAGAATAGTTGCCTTTAAAGATTTTATCAACAAAAAGGAAAAACCCTATGATGATAATGGACATGGAACCCACGTAGCAGGAGATGCTGCCGGCAATGGATATAGTTCCGACGGAAAGTACAAAGGTATTGCGCCAGAAGCTAACATCATAGCCGTAAAGGTACTGGATGCAAGGGGAACAGGAAATACCTCAGACATTCTGGCAGGTATGCAGTGGATATTGGATAACGCTGACAAATACAATATCCGCATCGTATCTATGTCGTTAGGAGATAAAGCTATGCTACCCCCATTTTTGGATCCCATGTCAAGAGGTTGCGAACGGCTTTGGCGAGATGGGCTGGTGGTTACAGTAGCTGCCGGAAATAATGGACCCGATCCTATGACTATAACGACACCAGGCATAAGTCCATCAGTTATAACCGTAGGTGCTCTGGATGATAGAAGAACTGTAGACACGTCCGACGATACAGTAGCAGATTTCTCCAGTAGAGGCCCCACTCCCACAGGTCGGCTCAAACCCGACGTCCTTGCACCTGGTGTAAATATTGTATCTCTTAACCGGAATCCTCTAGCTGCTGGCCCAGGCAGTTTGTTATTGTTCGAAAAATTATACCGCACGGCTTCAGGTACCTCCATGGCAACACCTATGGTAGCAGGCGCAGCCGCCTTATTATTACAAAAAAACCCAAACCTTACTCCAAATCAGGTAAAAAAATTAATGCAAGAAACAGCACGACCGGTAAATGGCGCTGATAAATACTCTGAAGGTTACGGATTAATAGATATAAACGCGATGTTAAAACAGGTATAA
- the atpA gene encoding F0F1 ATP synthase subunit alpha, which yields MQLKPGEISSILKQEIENLEFHEKLQEIGYVIESGDGIARVYGLNNCMAGELLEFENGEYGMALNLEEDNVGCVILGSSEGIKEGTIVKRTNRVIDVPVGEQLIGRVVNALGQPLDNKGDINASERRPIENPAPAILDRKSVDTPLQTGILAIDSMIPIGRGQRELIIGDRQTGKTAIAIDTILNQKDQDVICIYVAIGQKASTVARVVHTLTMHGAMDYSIVVSATASESAALQYIAPYAACSMAEYFMYKGRDVLIVYDDLSKHAVAYRTLSLLLRRPPGREAYPGDVFYLHSRLLERAAKLSDDLGGGSITALPIIETQAGDISAYIPTNVISITDGQIFLESELFFSGVRPAINVGLSVSRVGGAAQTKAMKKVASRLRLDLAQYRELEVFAQFGSDLDKSTRELLEQGQRIVESIKQEQYKPLPLEYQVLMIFAVINKFLVDIPISDVRKFHQGLIEYVKDNYPDILREIKEKKDISEELANRMKEAIQKYKEANFSEVK from the coding sequence ATGCAATTAAAGCCAGGAGAGATAAGCAGCATCTTAAAACAAGAAATAGAAAATCTGGAATTTCATGAAAAGCTACAGGAAATAGGCTATGTCATTGAAAGCGGAGATGGTATTGCAAGGGTATACGGCTTAAATAATTGCATGGCTGGCGAGCTTTTAGAATTTGAAAATGGAGAATACGGCATGGCTTTAAACCTGGAAGAAGACAATGTAGGATGTGTTATACTGGGTTCTTCTGAAGGGATAAAAGAGGGAACGATCGTCAAGAGGACCAATAGGGTTATTGACGTTCCCGTGGGAGAACAACTGATAGGGCGCGTGGTGAATGCTTTGGGTCAGCCTTTAGACAATAAAGGCGATATAAACGCAAGTGAGAGACGGCCTATAGAAAACCCTGCACCTGCTATTCTTGATAGAAAATCTGTAGACACTCCGCTTCAAACCGGGATATTGGCTATAGATAGCATGATACCTATAGGTAGAGGCCAGAGAGAATTGATAATAGGTGACAGACAGACGGGTAAAACGGCTATTGCTATTGACACCATATTAAACCAGAAGGATCAGGATGTCATATGCATATATGTAGCTATAGGACAAAAAGCTTCAACAGTTGCGAGAGTTGTTCATACTTTGACGATGCATGGGGCGATGGATTATTCTATTGTGGTTTCAGCAACGGCCAGTGAATCGGCAGCTTTGCAGTATATAGCGCCGTATGCAGCGTGCTCTATGGCTGAGTATTTTATGTATAAAGGAAGAGATGTGCTCATTGTATACGATGATCTGTCAAAACATGCAGTGGCTTATCGAACCCTTTCCTTGCTGTTGAGGAGGCCACCTGGAAGGGAAGCTTATCCTGGTGATGTGTTTTATCTGCACTCAAGACTTTTGGAGAGAGCGGCAAAATTAAGTGACGATTTGGGTGGAGGATCTATTACTGCATTGCCTATTATTGAAACCCAGGCAGGTGATATATCCGCTTATATTCCGACAAACGTCATATCTATCACTGATGGTCAGATATTCTTAGAGAGTGAATTGTTTTTCTCAGGGGTGAGGCCTGCAATCAATGTGGGACTTTCAGTATCCCGTGTGGGCGGTGCAGCGCAGACAAAGGCCATGAAAAAGGTGGCATCAAGGTTAAGGTTGGATTTGGCTCAGTACAGGGAGCTGGAAGTTTTTGCTCAGTTCGGGTCAGACCTCGACAAGAGTACGCGGGAGTTGTTGGAGCAAGGTCAGAGAATCGTTGAATCCATAAAACAGGAACAATATAAGCCGTTGCCGCTGGAGTATCAGGTTTTGATGATTTTTGCTGTCATCAACAAATTCCTTGTAGATATACCTATCAGTGATGTTAGAAAGTTCCATCAGGGTCTTATTGAATATGTGAAAGATAATTATCCTGATATTTTAAGGGAAATAAAAGAGAAAAAAGATATAAGCGAAGAACTGGCAAATAGGATGAAAGAAGCCATACAGAAGTATAAAGAAGCCAATTTTTCCGAGGTGAAGTAG
- the atpC gene encoding ATP synthase F1 subunit epsilon: MGTFRLEVLTPEKRFFEGDVEMVIVRSVDGDLGILRGHMPMVAPIGIGSLRILTGGQWREAFISGGFMEVKPESTLILSDAVEWPEEIDIKRAEAARERALERLRQKRSREEYIRSQVALARALNRLKIARKYRE; the protein is encoded by the coding sequence ATGGGAACATTCAGGTTAGAGGTATTGACACCTGAAAAGAGATTTTTTGAAGGCGATGTGGAGATGGTAATAGTTAGAAGTGTTGACGGCGATTTAGGGATACTGCGTGGCCACATGCCTATGGTTGCCCCTATTGGCATAGGCTCTTTGAGGATATTGACTGGAGGACAGTGGCGTGAAGCCTTCATATCAGGTGGATTTATGGAAGTAAAGCCTGAAAGCACTCTCATCCTTTCTGATGCGGTGGAATGGCCTGAGGAGATTGATATAAAGAGGGCAGAAGCTGCCAGAGAAAGAGCGCTGGAGAGGTTGAGACAGAAGAGGAGCAGAGAAGAGTATATACGCTCACAGGTAGCTTTGGCAAGAGCTTTGAATCGTCTAAAGATAGCCAGAAAATATAGAGAGTAA
- the atpH gene encoding ATP synthase F1 subunit delta, protein MAEIIAKRYGTAFYNACEDTDIKLCLAQLGEVCSMLSNYIEALKNPVIGYEKKQTAIVKALSGYDARVVNLVLLLIKNNHIDELKDVYEYANRMYMDMHNVKVVKVVSARPLNAEVLEKIHKKLNVKKDYIVKIENEVDPRILGGFQLKLDNRILDLSVVNRLREVKKSLQNVDVSR, encoded by the coding sequence ATGGCCGAGATAATAGCAAAAAGATATGGTACGGCATTTTATAATGCCTGCGAGGACACTGATATAAAGCTATGCCTTGCTCAACTAGGCGAAGTATGCAGCATGTTAAGCAATTATATAGAAGCTTTAAAAAATCCTGTTATCGGATACGAAAAAAAACAGACTGCCATCGTAAAAGCTCTTTCAGGCTATGACGCGAGGGTCGTAAACCTGGTGTTGTTGTTGATTAAAAACAACCACATCGATGAGCTAAAAGATGTTTATGAATATGCAAATCGCATGTATATGGATATGCACAATGTAAAAGTTGTGAAAGTGGTTTCAGCGAGGCCACTGAATGCTGAAGTGTTGGAAAAAATTCATAAGAAGCTAAATGTAAAAAAAGATTATATTGTAAAGATAGAAAATGAAGTAGATCCCCGTATCCTTGGCGGATTTCAATTAAAGTTGGACAATAGGATTCTGGATCTTTCTGTTGTAAACAGATTGAGAGAGGTAAAGAAATCACTTCAAAATGTAGATGTAAGTAGGTGA
- the atpD gene encoding F0F1 ATP synthase subunit beta — MNNIGKIVQIIGPVIDVKFDRNNLPDINNAIKIKLGDKDIMAEVSQHIGDDVVRCVALAPTDGLRRGMEAENTGAPIKVPVGKGVLGRMFNVTGTPIDNLGEVKASDYWPIHRNAPEYNRQRPVAEMLETGIKVIDLLAPYAKGGKIGLFGGAGVGKTVLIMELIRNVAMEHGGYSVFTGVGERSREGNDLWYEMKQSGVIDKTAFVFGQMNEPPGARMRVALTGLTMAEYFRDVEKQDVLLFIDNIFRFVQAGSEVSALLGRMPSAVGYQPTLANELGALEERITSTTEGSITSVQAVYVPADDLTDPAPATTFTHLDATTVLSRQIAEMGIYPAVDPLDSVSRILEPEVVGQEHYTVARSVQQILQRYKELQDIIAILGMDELTEEDKLIVNRARKIQRFLSQPFFVAEAFTGMPGRYVPVKDTVEGFKRIVQGEMDDIPEAAFYMVGTIDEVLKKAESMK, encoded by the coding sequence ATGAATAATATTGGTAAGATCGTACAGATAATAGGACCTGTTATCGATGTCAAATTTGATAGGAATAATCTTCCCGATATAAATAACGCTATAAAAATTAAGCTGGGAGACAAGGATATCATGGCAGAAGTGTCGCAGCATATAGGAGACGATGTGGTAAGGTGTGTAGCTCTGGCACCCACAGATGGTCTAAGGAGAGGTATGGAGGCTGAAAATACAGGAGCTCCTATAAAAGTGCCTGTGGGCAAGGGTGTACTTGGCAGGATGTTTAATGTGACCGGGACTCCCATAGACAACCTGGGTGAAGTAAAGGCATCAGATTATTGGCCTATTCACAGGAATGCACCCGAGTACAATAGGCAACGCCCTGTCGCTGAGATGTTAGAAACGGGCATAAAGGTTATTGATTTGCTGGCGCCTTATGCGAAAGGTGGAAAGATAGGTCTTTTTGGTGGCGCTGGTGTAGGCAAGACCGTTCTCATAATGGAGCTCATAAGAAACGTGGCTATGGAGCATGGCGGTTATTCAGTTTTTACCGGTGTCGGCGAGAGGTCTCGTGAAGGCAATGATCTCTGGTATGAGATGAAACAGTCTGGAGTTATAGATAAAACCGCGTTTGTTTTCGGTCAGATGAACGAGCCTCCTGGTGCAAGAATGAGAGTAGCTCTTACAGGATTAACCATGGCTGAATATTTTAGGGATGTAGAAAAGCAAGATGTGTTGTTGTTTATAGACAATATCTTCAGGTTTGTACAGGCAGGATCTGAGGTATCAGCGCTTTTAGGCAGGATGCCTTCTGCTGTTGGCTATCAGCCTACATTGGCGAATGAGTTGGGCGCTCTGGAAGAGAGGATAACATCTACCACAGAAGGATCTATTACGTCAGTTCAGGCGGTTTATGTTCCTGCTGACGACCTCACAGATCCGGCGCCAGCCACCACGTTTACCCATCTCGATGCCACTACAGTTTTGTCCAGGCAGATAGCGGAAATGGGTATATATCCGGCAGTGGACCCCCTGGATTCAGTGTCACGAATACTGGAACCTGAGGTAGTAGGACAGGAACATTACACCGTTGCCAGAAGTGTTCAGCAAATATTGCAGAGATATAAAGAGCTACAGGATATCATCGCTATATTGGGTATGGATGAGTTGACAGAAGAAGATAAATTGATAGTAAACAGAGCGAGAAAAATACAGAGATTCTTATCGCAACCATTCTTTGTGGCAGAGGCATTTACAGGTATGCCGGGGAGGTATGTACCGGTGAAGGATACTGTCGAAGGATTTAAGAGGATTGTACAGGGAGAAATGGATGATATTCCTGAGGCTGCTTTTTACATGGTGGGCACTATAGATGAGGTGCTTAAGAAGGCAGAAAGCATGAAGTAG
- the atpG gene encoding ATP synthase F1 subunit gamma: MQSRREIMSRIKSVKKTRQITSAMHLIAASQYKRAQIKLATTMPYFRKIQDTIADILAHSEKFPHPYLGDKESKGERRVGYIVISGDKGLCGSYNHNVIKLAEENIKKTSNNYLMVIGNVGRDYFAKKNYNIDVEFMYTAQNPTIYTARDIADIVLKLYNRDFLDEIYIVYTQIISALSQKPTVMRLLPLELKNFDLDEKINKTDHYQFMYHPSPEEVFNEMVPEYIKGLIYGAMVESFASEQGARMTAMDSATKNADEMIKKLTLMYNRARQAQITQEIQEIVVAANSL; the protein is encoded by the coding sequence GTGCAGAGCCGTAGAGAGATTATGTCAAGGATAAAAAGCGTAAAAAAAACAAGGCAGATCACCAGTGCCATGCACCTGATTGCTGCTTCACAGTACAAAAGGGCGCAGATAAAGCTGGCGACAACAATGCCGTATTTTAGAAAGATACAGGATACTATTGCTGACATTTTGGCGCACAGCGAGAAGTTCCCACATCCGTACCTTGGCGACAAAGAGTCCAAAGGCGAGAGACGAGTAGGTTATATCGTCATATCAGGCGATAAAGGTTTATGCGGCAGCTATAATCACAATGTGATAAAATTAGCTGAGGAAAATATAAAAAAGACGAGCAACAATTACTTGATGGTTATCGGCAATGTGGGAAGGGACTATTTTGCAAAGAAGAATTATAATATTGATGTAGAATTTATGTATACGGCCCAGAATCCTACGATTTACACCGCTAGGGATATAGCTGATATTGTATTGAAACTTTATAATAGAGATTTTTTGGATGAAATATATATAGTGTATACTCAAATCATATCAGCGCTATCGCAAAAGCCCACGGTGATGAGGCTTCTCCCCTTAGAGCTAAAAAATTTTGATTTAGATGAAAAAATCAACAAAACGGATCACTACCAATTTATGTATCATCCATCGCCAGAGGAAGTTTTCAATGAAATGGTACCGGAGTATATAAAGGGCTTAATATATGGTGCTATGGTAGAGTCCTTTGCCAGTGAACAGGGTGCCAGGATGACGGCCATGGATTCAGCTACAAAAAATGCCGACGAGATGATTAAAAAATTAACCCTGATGTACAATAGGGCTAGACAAGCTCAGATTACCCAGGAAATTCAGGAAATTGTAGTCGCTGCTAACAGTTTGTAA
- a CDS encoding Uma2 family endonuclease — protein sequence MYTILKDYLSWPEDEHWEIIDGNAYLMAPPPRIHQEILGAIFNQFYNYLNNKSCFE from the coding sequence GTGTATACAATTTTAAAAGATTATCTGTCATGGCCAGAAGATGAGCATTGGGAGATAATAGATGGAAACGCATATCTTATGGCTCCACCACCAAGAATCCATCAGGAGATTTTGGGGGCCATATTCAATCAGTTTTACAATTATCTTAATAATAAATCCTGTTTTGAATGA
- the groL gene encoding chaperonin GroEL (60 kDa chaperone family; promotes refolding of misfolded polypeptides especially under stressful conditions; forms two stacked rings of heptamers to form a barrel-shaped 14mer; ends can be capped by GroES; misfolded proteins enter the barrel where they are refolded when GroES binds) has product MAKQILYGEEARRALERGVNAVANTVKVTLGPRGRNVVLDKKYGSPTITNDGVTIAREIELKDPFENQGAQLLKEVATKTNDVAGDGTTTATLLGQALVREGMKNVAAGANPMLIRKGMQKAVEAAVEELKRISHPVESKEAIAQVASISAADEEIGNLIAEAMEKVGKDGVITVEESKTMGTTLEVVEGMQFDRGYVSPYMVTDTEKMEAVLDDPLILITDKKLSNVQEILPLLQKVVETGKKLLIIADDIEGEALATLVVNKLRGTFTCVGVKAPGFGDRRKEMLRDIAILTGGQVISEELGYDLKEADISMLGTARQVRVDKENTTIVDGGGDKQEIKNRIQQIRVQIEETTSDYDREKLQERLAKLAGGVAVIQVGAATETELKEKRHRIEDALSATRAAVEEGIVPGGGTALINCIPAVQKVVESLEGEIRTGAEIVMKALEEPVKQIAFNAGLEGSVVVEKVKNSPPGVGFDAYKEEYVDMIKAGIVDPTKVTRSALQNAASIAAMILTTEAVVADIPEKEPAAPASNPGMDMM; this is encoded by the coding sequence ATGGCAAAGCAGATTCTATATGGAGAAGAAGCTAGAAGAGCTTTAGAGAGAGGCGTAAATGCTGTAGCGAATACTGTAAAAGTAACATTGGGACCTCGGGGGAGAAATGTAGTACTGGATAAAAAATACGGTTCTCCTACCATTACCAATGACGGTGTTACTATTGCAAGGGAAATAGAGCTGAAAGATCCTTTTGAAAACCAGGGTGCACAGCTGTTAAAAGAGGTTGCCACAAAGACTAATGACGTGGCTGGTGATGGTACAACTACAGCTACCCTTTTAGGACAGGCACTTGTAAGAGAAGGCATGAAAAATGTGGCAGCAGGCGCCAATCCCATGCTGATCAGAAAAGGTATGCAGAAAGCTGTAGAGGCAGCTGTTGAGGAATTAAAGAGAATATCTCACCCCGTAGAATCCAAAGAGGCCATTGCACAAGTTGCATCTATATCAGCGGCCGATGAGGAAATTGGAAACCTCATAGCTGAAGCTATGGAGAAAGTTGGTAAAGATGGCGTTATAACCGTTGAAGAGTCTAAGACCATGGGTACAACCCTTGAAGTAGTTGAGGGTATGCAGTTTGACAGGGGTTATGTATCGCCTTACATGGTGACAGATACTGAGAAAATGGAGGCTGTGCTGGACGATCCTCTGATCCTCATAACTGATAAGAAGCTTTCAAATGTGCAGGAAATCTTGCCGTTGTTACAGAAGGTCGTAGAAACAGGTAAGAAACTCTTGATCATTGCTGATGACATCGAAGGTGAAGCACTGGCAACACTGGTTGTCAACAAACTGCGCGGTACCTTCACATGTGTAGGTGTAAAGGCACCTGGCTTTGGTGACAGGAGAAAAGAAATGCTCAGAGATATTGCTATCCTCACAGGTGGTCAGGTGATCTCTGAAGAGCTGGGTTATGATCTAAAAGAAGCTGATATAAGCATGCTGGGTACCGCTCGACAGGTAAGGGTTGACAAAGAGAATACCACTATCGTCGATGGTGGCGGCGACAAACAGGAGATAAAGAACAGAATCCAGCAAATCAGGGTACAAATAGAAGAAACCACATCGGATTATGATAGAGAGAAATTGCAGGAGAGACTGGCAAAATTGGCTGGTGGCGTAGCGGTGATCCAGGTTGGTGCGGCGACCGAGACAGAGCTCAAGGAGAAGAGGCATAGAATCGAAGATGCTTTGTCTGCAACAAGGGCTGCTGTTGAAGAGGGTATAGTACCTGGCGGTGGAACGGCACTTATCAATTGCATACCTGCTGTTCAAAAAGTGGTTGAATCCTTAGAGGGCGAAATAAGAACAGGTGCTGAGATCGTGATGAAGGCTCTGGAAGAACCTGTTAAGCAGATTGCGTTTAACGCAGGTCTGGAAGGTTCTGTTGTAGTAGAAAAGGTAAAGAACTCACCACCAGGCGTAGGCTTTGACGCATATAAGGAAGAGTATGTAGACATGATTAAAGCCGGTATCGTTGATCCTACAAAGGTTACCCGCTCAGCATTGCAGAACGCTGCAAGTATTGCAGCCATGATTCTCACCACAGAAGCTGTTGTGGCAGATATTCCAGAGAAAGAACCGGCAGCACCCGCTTCAAATCCGGGAATGGACATGATGTAA
- the groES gene encoding co-chaperone GroES, which yields MNIKPLGDRVVIKPIEAEEVVGGIVLPGTAKEKPQQGEVVAVGTGEYIDGKKVELEVKVGDKVIYSKYAGTEVKLDGQEYLILKQSDILAILN from the coding sequence ATGAATATTAAGCCATTAGGGGACAGAGTTGTTATAAAGCCTATCGAAGCAGAAGAGGTAGTTGGCGGCATAGTACTTCCTGGCACAGCAAAAGAAAAGCCACAGCAAGGTGAAGTCGTTGCCGTTGGTACCGGTGAATACATAGATGGCAAAAAGGTGGAGCTTGAGGTAAAAGTTGGCGATAAAGTCATTTATTCAAAGTATGCCGGTACGGAAGTAAAACTGGATGGTCAGGAATATCTCATCTTGAAACAGAGTGATATATTAGCTATTCTTAATTAA